A genomic window from Bordetella genomosp. 9 includes:
- the tcuA gene encoding FAD-dependent tricarballylate dehydrogenase TcuA — protein sequence MEAQIHRYDVVVVGKGNAALCAALSAREQGVSVALLEAASEDESGGNSRFAGGVMRFAYDSVEDLKKVTDLTEEEIAASDFFTNTTDEYFDDLFRLTNYRTDPALSEILVTQSLDVMVWLRAKGARFVPNYGRQSSLVNGRRKFFGRLPIEVAGGGAGLVQFLDKAARNAGIDVHYDTRAKSLVTDGDRISGIHAVRKGRAVVFEAGAVVLACGGFEGNPEMRARYLGPGWELAKVRGSRFNQGDGLRMALDAGAAPYGNWSGCHATGWDLNAPEFGDVNVGDQFQKHSYIFGLLVNANGKRFVDEGLDFHSFTYAKYGGEVLKQPGQFAWQVFDSKVTQLLRSEYRIKMMTKATADTLEELAPKLDGVDPAAFLETVRAYNASIRRDVAFDPTVKDGLCTQGIEPPKSNWAQALDTPPYHAYATTCGITFTFGGLRVDPESGQVLNVHLQPMPGLYCAGEMVGGLFYFNYPSGTGLVSGAIFGRIAGRGAAQAAAG from the coding sequence GTGGAAGCGCAAATTCATCGTTATGACGTGGTGGTGGTGGGCAAGGGCAACGCGGCGCTGTGCGCGGCGCTGTCCGCGCGCGAACAGGGCGTGAGCGTGGCCCTGCTGGAGGCGGCGTCGGAAGACGAGTCGGGCGGCAACAGCCGCTTCGCCGGCGGCGTGATGCGCTTTGCCTACGATTCGGTGGAAGACCTGAAAAAAGTCACCGACCTGACGGAAGAAGAAATCGCCGCCAGCGATTTCTTCACCAATACCACCGACGAATACTTCGACGATCTGTTCCGCCTGACCAACTATCGCACCGACCCCGCGCTGTCGGAGATCCTGGTCACGCAAAGCCTGGATGTCATGGTGTGGCTGCGCGCCAAGGGCGCCAGGTTCGTGCCCAACTACGGCAGGCAATCGTCGCTGGTGAACGGCCGCCGCAAGTTCTTCGGCCGCCTGCCGATCGAAGTTGCCGGCGGCGGCGCGGGCCTGGTGCAGTTCCTGGACAAGGCCGCCCGGAATGCCGGGATCGACGTGCACTACGACACGCGCGCCAAGTCCCTGGTCACCGACGGCGACCGTATCAGCGGCATCCACGCGGTACGGAAAGGCCGTGCCGTGGTATTCGAGGCCGGCGCCGTGGTCCTGGCCTGCGGCGGCTTCGAGGGCAATCCGGAAATGCGGGCCCGCTATCTGGGGCCCGGCTGGGAACTTGCCAAGGTGCGGGGATCGCGCTTCAACCAGGGCGATGGCCTGCGCATGGCGCTCGATGCCGGCGCCGCGCCCTACGGCAACTGGTCGGGCTGCCATGCCACCGGATGGGACCTGAACGCGCCGGAGTTCGGTGACGTCAACGTCGGCGATCAATTCCAGAAGCACAGCTATATCTTCGGCCTGCTGGTCAACGCCAACGGCAAGCGCTTCGTCGACGAGGGGCTGGATTTCCACTCCTTCACCTACGCGAAGTACGGCGGCGAGGTGCTGAAGCAGCCCGGCCAGTTCGCCTGGCAGGTCTTCGATTCCAAGGTCACGCAACTGCTGCGCTCGGAATACCGGATCAAGATGATGACCAAGGCCACCGCCGATACGCTGGAAGAACTGGCGCCGAAGCTGGACGGCGTGGACCCCGCCGCTTTCCTGGAGACGGTGCGCGCGTACAACGCGTCCATCCGCAGGGACGTGGCCTTCGATCCCACCGTCAAGGACGGCCTGTGCACGCAGGGCATCGAACCGCCCAAGTCGAACTGGGCGCAGGCGCTGGACACGCCGCCCTACCATGCCTATGCGACCACCTGCGGCATCACCTTCACCTTCGGCGGCCTGCGCGTGGATCCGGAAAGCGGCCAGGTGCTGAACGTGCATCTGCAGCCCATGCCGGGCCTGTATTGCGCCGGAGAAATGGTGGGCGGGCTGTTCTACTTCAACTATCCCAGCGGCACCGGCCTGGTGTCGGGGGCCATCTTCGGCCGCATCGCGGGACGCGGGGCCGCTCAGGCGGCCGCGGGCTGA
- the queC gene encoding 7-cyano-7-deazaguanine synthase QueC yields the protein MQNHDRRALVLFSGGQDSTTCLAWALERYAHVETVGFDYGQRHRIELDARQNVLRELRARRPEWAPRLGDDHMLDLSVLGQVGDTALTSDRRIEMQANGLPNTFVPGRNLLFLTLAAALGYRRQLDVLVGGMCETDFSGYPDCRDDTMKAQQVALALGLGTRVTIETPLMWLDKAQTWALAERLGGQELVDIILEDSHTCYLGERGARHAWGYGCGTCPACALRKTGWERWTSGQAAPLPAA from the coding sequence ATGCAAAACCACGACCGCCGCGCCCTGGTGCTGTTTTCCGGCGGGCAGGATTCGACCACCTGCCTGGCCTGGGCGCTGGAACGCTATGCCCACGTCGAAACGGTGGGCTTCGACTACGGCCAGCGCCACCGGATCGAACTGGACGCACGGCAGAACGTGCTGCGCGAACTGCGCGCCCGCCGGCCCGAATGGGCGCCCCGCCTGGGCGACGATCACATGCTCGACCTGTCCGTCCTGGGGCAGGTGGGCGATACCGCCCTGACCAGCGACCGGCGGATCGAAATGCAGGCCAACGGCCTGCCCAACACCTTCGTTCCCGGCCGCAACCTGCTATTCCTGACGCTCGCCGCCGCCCTGGGTTATCGCCGCCAGCTGGACGTGCTGGTCGGCGGCATGTGCGAAACGGATTTCTCCGGCTATCCCGACTGCCGCGACGACACGATGAAGGCGCAGCAGGTGGCCCTGGCCCTGGGCCTGGGCACGCGCGTCACCATCGAAACGCCGCTGATGTGGCTGGACAAGGCCCAGACCTGGGCGCTGGCCGAGCGGTTGGGCGGACAGGAACTGGTGGACATCATCCTGGAAGACAGCCACACCTGCTATCTGGGCGAGCGCGGCGCGCGCCATGCCTGGGGCTATGGCTGCGGCACCTGCCCGGCCTGCGCGCTGCGCAAGACCGGCTGGGAACGCTGGACCAGCGGCCAGGCGGCGCCGCTGCCCGCGGCCTGA
- a CDS encoding GNAT family N-acetyltransferase has translation MSVLPDSKLLIRDATADDMAAIQAIYSHHVLHGTASFELSPPDLEEMRQRRAAVLAHKLPYLVAELDGEVAGYAYATLYRPRPAYRYTCEDSVYVKPGAAGHGIGGRLLRELIKRCAATGWRQMLAIVGDSGNAASLALHARCGFHPVGTLRSVGHKFGEWRDTVLMQRTLGEGDTTAPESR, from the coding sequence ATGTCCGTTTTGCCCGACTCCAAGCTGCTCATACGCGACGCCACCGCCGACGATATGGCGGCCATCCAGGCGATCTACAGCCACCACGTGCTGCACGGCACGGCATCCTTCGAACTATCGCCCCCGGACCTGGAGGAAATGCGCCAGCGGCGCGCCGCCGTGCTGGCCCACAAGCTGCCCTACCTGGTCGCCGAGCTCGACGGCGAGGTGGCCGGCTATGCGTATGCCACGCTGTATCGGCCCCGCCCCGCCTATCGGTACACCTGCGAGGACTCCGTGTACGTCAAGCCCGGCGCGGCGGGCCACGGTATCGGCGGGCGCCTGCTGCGGGAACTGATCAAGCGCTGCGCCGCGACCGGCTGGCGCCAGATGCTGGCCATCGTGGGCGACAGCGGCAATGCCGCGTCGCTGGCGCTGCACGCTCGCTGCGGCTTCCATCCGGTCGGCACGCTGCGGTCGGTGGGCCACAAGTTCGGCGAATGGCGCGATACGGTGCTGATGCAGCGCACGCTGGGCGAAGGCGATACGACGGCGCCGGAATCGCGCTAG
- the ilvD gene encoding dihydroxy-acid dehydratase has translation MPQYRSRTSTHGRNMAGARALWRATGMKDGDFGKPIVAVVNSFTQFVPGHVHLRDLGALVASQIEAAGAIAKEFNTIAVDDGIAMGHDGMLYSLPSRELIADSVEYMVNAHCADAMVCISNCDKITPGMLMAAMRLNIPVVFVSGGPMEAGKITSPTDGKVIAKIDLIDAMVKAADPKMSDADVAEYERSACPTCGSCSGMFTANSMNCLTEALGLSLPGNGTIVATHAWRKGLFEEAGRLVVDLCRRYYEQDDASVLPRNIATRAAFENAMTLDVAMGGSTNTVLHLLAAVQEAGVDFTMEDIDRISRRTPCLCKAAPATDKYHIEDIHRAGGVIGILGELARANLLDLSVGNVHSGTLGKALEKWDVAGGAGEEARKFYRAAPGGVPTQVAFSQEATYLTLDLDRSSGGIRDLAHAYSKDGGLAVLYGNLAEKGCIVKTAGVDESQLMFQGRARVFESQDAAVDAILGDQVVAGDVVVIRYEGPKGGPGMQEMLYPTSYLKSKGLGKTCALFTDGRFSGGSSGLVIGHASPEAAEGGTIGLVRDGDAIQIDIPNRRIHLEVGAAELAARRQEMEARGDKAWQPGERQRVVSTALQAYAALATSADRGAVRDLSQLKRR, from the coding sequence ATGCCGCAATACCGTTCCCGCACATCCACCCACGGCCGCAACATGGCCGGCGCCCGCGCCCTGTGGCGCGCCACCGGCATGAAGGACGGCGATTTCGGCAAACCCATCGTCGCGGTGGTGAATTCCTTCACGCAGTTCGTGCCCGGCCACGTGCATCTGCGCGACCTGGGCGCGCTGGTCGCCAGCCAGATCGAGGCCGCCGGCGCGATCGCCAAGGAATTCAACACCATCGCGGTGGACGACGGTATCGCGATGGGGCACGACGGCATGCTGTATTCGCTGCCTTCGCGCGAATTGATCGCCGACTCCGTGGAATACATGGTCAACGCCCATTGCGCGGACGCCATGGTGTGCATCTCGAACTGCGACAAGATCACCCCGGGAATGCTGATGGCCGCCATGCGCCTGAACATCCCGGTCGTGTTCGTGTCGGGCGGCCCGATGGAAGCGGGCAAGATCACGTCGCCCACCGACGGCAAGGTCATCGCCAAGATCGACCTGATCGACGCCATGGTCAAGGCGGCCGATCCCAAGATGTCCGACGCCGACGTGGCCGAATACGAACGCAGCGCCTGCCCGACCTGCGGCTCCTGTTCCGGCATGTTCACCGCCAATTCGATGAACTGCCTGACCGAGGCGCTGGGCCTGTCCCTGCCGGGCAACGGCACCATCGTCGCCACGCACGCCTGGCGCAAGGGGCTGTTCGAGGAAGCCGGCCGCCTGGTCGTCGATCTGTGCCGCCGCTACTACGAGCAGGACGACGCATCCGTCCTGCCGCGCAACATCGCCACCCGCGCCGCCTTTGAAAACGCCATGACGCTGGACGTCGCCATGGGCGGATCGACCAACACCGTGCTGCACCTGCTGGCGGCGGTGCAGGAAGCCGGCGTGGATTTCACGATGGAAGACATCGACCGCATTTCCCGCCGCACGCCCTGCCTGTGCAAGGCCGCGCCCGCGACCGACAAATACCACATCGAAGACATCCATCGCGCCGGCGGCGTGATCGGCATCCTGGGCGAGCTCGCGCGCGCCAACCTGCTGGACCTGTCGGTGGGCAACGTCCACAGCGGCACGCTGGGCAAGGCGCTGGAAAAATGGGACGTCGCGGGCGGCGCCGGCGAAGAGGCCCGCAAGTTCTACCGTGCCGCCCCCGGCGGCGTGCCCACCCAGGTCGCCTTCAGCCAGGAAGCCACCTATCTGACGCTGGACCTGGATCGCAGCAGCGGCGGCATCCGCGACCTGGCCCACGCCTACTCCAAGGACGGCGGGCTGGCGGTGCTGTACGGCAACCTGGCGGAAAAGGGATGCATCGTGAAAACGGCCGGCGTCGATGAAAGCCAGCTGATGTTCCAGGGCCGCGCGCGCGTGTTCGAAAGCCAGGACGCGGCGGTCGACGCCATCCTGGGCGACCAGGTCGTGGCCGGCGACGTCGTGGTGATCCGCTACGAAGGCCCCAAGGGCGGTCCGGGCATGCAGGAAATGCTGTATCCCACGTCCTACCTGAAGTCCAAGGGCCTGGGCAAGACCTGCGCGCTGTTCACCGATGGCCGGTTCTCCGGCGGATCGTCGGGGCTGGTGATCGGCCATGCATCGCCGGAAGCCGCCGAAGGCGGCACGATCGGCCTGGTGCGCGATGGCGATGCGATCCAGATCGACATCCCCAACCGCCGCATCCACCTGGAAGTCGGCGCCGCCGAGCTGGCCGCGCGCCGCCAGGAAATGGAGGCCCGCGGCGACAAGGCATGGCAGCCGGGCGAACGCCAGCGCGTGGTTTCGACTGCGCTGCAGGCCTATGCCGCGCTGGCCACTTCCGCCGATCGCGGCGCGGTGCGTGACCTGAGCCAGCTGAAACGGCGTTGA
- a CDS encoding MFS transporter — protein MPIALWALAAGAFGIGTTEFVIMGLLPELSADLHVGLSTAGLLVTGYALGVFVGAPIVTPLMSRLQRKTVLLGLMLLFTVGNLACALAPNYGMLMAARVLTSFAHGAFFGIGSVVATGLVSADKKASAIALMFTGLTLANVMGVPLGTWLGQHFGWRSTFWAVTAVGIVAMAAIALLVPRSRDDQQAHFGQELRTLVQPQVLLGFLMTVLGFGGVFAAFTYIAPILTQLAGFSDKAVSPILLLFGVGLVIGNTLGGKFADRRLMPTLVGTLLILAVLQAVFTFTAHAQVAAAITVGLLGAAGFATVPPLQMRVLEKAAAAPNLASAFNIAAFNLGNAAGAWVGGLTIDHGPGLAALPWVASLMTAAGLLVALFSWRLDRREARPAAGPASECA, from the coding sequence ATGCCTATCGCCTTGTGGGCGCTTGCCGCCGGTGCCTTCGGCATCGGGACCACCGAATTCGTCATCATGGGGCTGTTGCCCGAACTCTCGGCCGACCTGCACGTCGGCCTGTCGACGGCCGGGCTGCTGGTGACCGGCTACGCGCTGGGCGTGTTCGTCGGCGCGCCCATCGTGACGCCGCTGATGTCCAGGCTGCAGCGCAAGACCGTGCTGCTGGGCCTGATGCTGCTGTTCACCGTGGGCAACCTGGCCTGTGCGCTGGCGCCGAACTACGGCATGCTGATGGCGGCGCGCGTGTTGACGTCGTTCGCGCACGGCGCTTTCTTCGGCATCGGATCGGTGGTGGCCACCGGGCTGGTGTCGGCGGACAAGAAGGCATCGGCGATCGCCTTGATGTTCACCGGCCTGACGCTGGCCAACGTCATGGGCGTGCCCCTGGGCACCTGGCTGGGACAGCATTTCGGCTGGCGCAGCACCTTCTGGGCGGTGACCGCCGTGGGCATCGTCGCCATGGCCGCCATCGCGCTGCTGGTGCCGCGCAGCCGCGACGACCAGCAGGCCCATTTCGGGCAGGAGCTGCGCACGCTGGTGCAGCCCCAGGTGCTGCTGGGATTCCTGATGACGGTGCTGGGTTTCGGCGGCGTGTTCGCGGCCTTCACCTACATCGCTCCCATCCTGACGCAGCTGGCGGGCTTTTCCGACAAGGCCGTGTCGCCCATCCTGCTGCTGTTCGGCGTCGGGCTGGTCATCGGCAACACGCTGGGCGGAAAGTTCGCCGATCGGCGGCTGATGCCCACGCTGGTCGGCACGCTGCTGATCCTGGCGGTGCTGCAAGCGGTCTTCACCTTCACCGCCCACGCCCAGGTGGCGGCGGCGATCACGGTGGGATTGCTGGGCGCCGCGGGCTTCGCGACCGTGCCGCCCCTGCAGATGCGGGTGTTGGAAAAAGCCGCGGCCGCGCCGAACCTGGCGTCGGCCTTCAACATCGCGGCATTCAACCTGGGCAATGCCGCCGGTGCCTGGGTCGGCGGCCTGACGATAGACCACGGGCCGGGCCTGGCGGCCCTGCCCTGGGTCGCCAGCCTGATGACGGCGGCCGGCTTGCTGGTGGCATTGTTCAGTTGGCGGCTGGATCGCCGCGAAGCGCGGCCCGCCGCCGGGCCGGCCTCGGAATGCGCGTGA
- a CDS encoding NAD(P)H-dependent oxidoreductase codes for MNLYRMLKQREADGKPIRIALIGAGKFGSMFLSQAHRTPGMRLVAVADLKPASARAALTKVGWPAAALQAASIGEACRSGSVYCAEDALAIIAHPEIDVVIDACGSAAAGIRHGLACCEHGKHIIMVNVEADALAGPLLARRAREAGIVYSLAYGDQPALICEMVDWARASGFEVIAAGKGTKYLPAFHTSTPDTVWPYYGFTPEMVAAGDFNAQMFNSFLDGTKSAIEMAAVSNSTGLLPAPSGLHFPPCGVDDLARVLRPRDDGGTLHHRGQVEVVSSLERDGRPVYRDLRWGVYVVIAADSDYVRRCFKEYGVVTDPTGNYSAMYKPYHLMGMELGISVANVALRREPTGAPTGWHGDVVATAKREMKPGQVLDGEGGYTVYGRLMPARDSVEGGYLPLGLAHNVKLKNPVRATQALKWSDVEYGDGYDALQFRREMEQGYL; via the coding sequence ATGAACCTGTACCGCATGCTCAAGCAACGGGAAGCCGACGGCAAGCCCATACGCATCGCCTTGATCGGCGCGGGCAAGTTCGGCTCCATGTTCCTGAGCCAGGCGCATCGCACTCCGGGCATGCGCCTGGTCGCCGTCGCCGACCTGAAGCCGGCGTCCGCCCGGGCCGCGCTGACCAAGGTGGGCTGGCCCGCCGCCGCCCTGCAGGCCGCGTCCATCGGCGAAGCGTGCCGCAGCGGCAGCGTGTATTGCGCCGAAGACGCGCTGGCCATCATCGCGCATCCCGAGATCGACGTCGTCATCGACGCCTGCGGCAGCGCGGCGGCCGGCATCCGCCATGGACTGGCCTGCTGCGAACACGGCAAGCACATCATCATGGTCAATGTGGAAGCCGACGCCCTGGCCGGCCCGCTGCTGGCGCGCCGCGCGCGCGAGGCGGGCATCGTGTATTCGCTGGCCTATGGCGACCAGCCGGCGCTGATCTGCGAAATGGTCGACTGGGCGCGCGCCAGCGGCTTCGAAGTGATCGCCGCCGGCAAAGGCACCAAGTATCTGCCGGCCTTCCACACCTCCACGCCGGACACGGTGTGGCCGTATTACGGCTTCACGCCGGAAATGGTGGCCGCCGGCGACTTCAACGCGCAGATGTTCAACAGCTTCCTGGACGGCACCAAGAGCGCCATCGAAATGGCCGCGGTATCGAATTCCACCGGACTGCTGCCGGCGCCGTCCGGCCTGCATTTCCCGCCTTGCGGCGTCGACGACCTGGCCCGCGTGCTGCGGCCGCGCGACGACGGCGGCACCCTGCATCACCGTGGCCAGGTGGAAGTCGTTTCTTCCCTTGAACGCGATGGCCGTCCGGTCTACCGCGACCTGCGCTGGGGCGTCTACGTGGTGATCGCCGCCGACAGCGATTACGTGCGCCGGTGCTTCAAGGAATATGGCGTGGTGACCGATCCCACGGGCAACTATTCGGCGATGTACAAGCCCTATCACCTGATGGGCATGGAACTGGGCATCAGCGTGGCCAACGTCGCGCTGCGGCGCGAACCCACGGGCGCGCCCACCGGCTGGCACGGCGATGTCGTGGCCACGGCCAAGCGCGAGATGAAGCCCGGCCAGGTGCTGGACGGCGAAGGCGGCTATACGGTCTACGGCCGGCTGATGCCGGCGCGCGACTCCGTGGAGGGCGGCTACCTGCCCCTGGGGCTGGCGCACAACGTCAAGCTGAAGAACCCCGTGCGGGCCACGCAGGCGCTGAAATGGTCGGACGTCGAATACGGAGACGGCTACGACGCCCTGCAGTTCCGGCGCGAAATGGAGCAGGGTTATCTCTGA
- a CDS encoding 5'-3'-deoxyribonucleotidase: MLILIDQDGVLADFENAFLEAWRQAHPDIPPVAFQDRRSFHILEDYPPELRPLAEALYTAPGFIRGLPPVPGALEAVRELSELGMDVRICSSPLRQYENCVAEKYQWIERHLGRSWTERLILTRDKTLVQGDILIDDRPAIEGAVRPRWRHIVYDAPYNRHVTDKPRLTWADWRNVLGGELYRADG, from the coding sequence ATGCTCATCCTGATCGATCAAGACGGCGTGCTCGCCGATTTCGAGAACGCCTTTCTGGAGGCCTGGCGCCAGGCCCATCCCGACATCCCCCCGGTGGCATTCCAGGATCGCCGGTCCTTCCACATCCTGGAGGACTACCCGCCCGAACTACGGCCCCTGGCCGAGGCCCTCTACACCGCGCCCGGCTTCATCCGCGGCCTGCCGCCCGTCCCGGGCGCGCTGGAAGCGGTCCGCGAGCTGAGCGAGCTGGGCATGGACGTGCGCATCTGCAGCTCGCCCCTGCGGCAGTACGAAAACTGCGTCGCCGAAAAGTACCAGTGGATCGAACGCCATCTGGGCCGGTCCTGGACCGAAAGGCTGATCCTGACCCGCGACAAGACCCTGGTGCAGGGCGACATCCTGATCGATGATCGCCCGGCCATCGAGGGCGCCGTACGTCCGCGCTGGCGCCATATCGTCTATGACGCCCCCTACAACCGCCACGTCACCGACAAGCCCCGGTTGACCTGGGCCGACTGGCGCAATGTGCTGGGCGGCGAACTGTATCGGGCGGACGGCTAG
- the thpR gene encoding RNA 2',3'-cyclic phosphodiesterase — MTLPSSSVRLFFALWPDPATVRALNDWAARAHARCGGRIMRPDTLHLTLGFLGETAPELLQRLARETETRRIEPGAVVLDRFGAFQRPRIVWAGPGNGEDAAAADDGAARLALEHGRLWEWVAPLHPARPETRFRPHVTLLRNADTSVLPDATPPPIEWRYDRYVLVASVQDGAARYRVVASTRI; from the coding sequence ATGACGCTTCCTTCATCTTCAGTCCGGCTTTTCTTCGCGCTGTGGCCCGACCCGGCGACGGTGCGCGCGCTGAACGACTGGGCGGCGCGTGCCCACGCACGCTGCGGCGGGCGCATCATGCGGCCGGATACCCTCCATCTGACGCTCGGCTTCCTGGGTGAAACCGCCCCGGAACTGCTGCAGCGGCTGGCCCGTGAAACCGAGACGCGCCGCATCGAGCCGGGCGCGGTCGTGCTGGACCGCTTCGGGGCGTTTCAGCGGCCCCGCATCGTCTGGGCCGGCCCGGGCAACGGCGAGGACGCCGCCGCCGCCGACGACGGCGCGGCGCGGCTCGCGCTGGAACACGGGCGCTTGTGGGAGTGGGTCGCGCCCTTGCATCCGGCACGCCCCGAGACGCGTTTTCGTCCGCATGTCACGCTGCTGCGCAACGCCGACACGAGCGTATTGCCGGACGCGACGCCGCCGCCCATCGAATGGCGCTACGACCGCTACGTCCTGGTGGCGTCCGTGCAGGACGGCGCCGCCAGGTACCGTGTTGTCGCGTCGACGCGGATCTAG
- a CDS encoding efflux transporter outer membrane subunit, with amino-acid sequence MTDMKSRTKTLNRFALSILTATILAGCSLTPDYQRPAAPVTAAFKEALPADQAGQWKAAQPSEAVLRGEWWKVFNDETLNALESQAADANQNLKAAAARLTQARALQRQTRSGLFPEVTANFGPTRQRASPASQGFPDDGPATSATLWRGQLGVSYEADLFGRVSSTVDAATADAQQSEALLRSVHLALQADVAENYFIVRELDAERKIYDRTLELRQQTLDLVERRYNAGDISELDVARARSELASAQSEALGIDRRRAQSEHALAVLLGKAPAEFALPANPLTRIAIDVPPGLPSSLLERRPDITAAERAMAAANDRIGAARAAFFPQLNITGYAGYESSELGNLFEWSSRTFLLGPLTGAMLSLPIFDAGRRQAGLDRARAVYEEDVANYRQTVLGAFREVEDNLANLRILGEQTQAQDRAVQSSARAAQLSHTQYKEGSISYLDVIDSDRTVLTQQRVSVQLDGERARSTVNLIRALGGGWGSDSVQAQQAAASPANSPTKAPTNAPANAAADAAPSGTPAGQPVAQR; translated from the coding sequence ATGACAGACATGAAGTCCCGCACAAAAACCCTGAACCGCTTCGCCCTGTCGATACTGACGGCGACGATACTGGCGGGCTGCTCGCTGACGCCGGATTACCAGCGTCCCGCGGCGCCCGTGACGGCGGCCTTCAAGGAAGCACTGCCGGCCGACCAGGCCGGGCAATGGAAAGCCGCGCAGCCGTCCGAGGCCGTGCTGCGCGGCGAATGGTGGAAAGTGTTCAACGATGAGACGCTGAACGCCCTGGAAAGCCAGGCCGCCGACGCCAACCAGAACCTGAAGGCCGCCGCCGCGCGGCTGACGCAGGCGCGCGCGCTGCAACGGCAGACGCGTTCCGGCCTGTTCCCGGAAGTCACTGCCAACTTCGGCCCGACGCGCCAGCGCGCATCGCCGGCCTCGCAAGGCTTCCCGGATGACGGCCCCGCGACCAGCGCCACGCTGTGGCGCGGCCAGTTGGGCGTGTCGTACGAGGCGGACCTGTTCGGCCGCGTCTCGTCCACCGTCGATGCGGCCACGGCCGACGCGCAGCAAAGCGAGGCCTTGCTGCGCTCCGTGCACCTGGCCCTGCAGGCCGACGTCGCGGAAAACTATTTCATCGTCCGCGAGCTGGATGCGGAGCGGAAGATCTACGACCGCACGCTGGAACTGCGCCAGCAGACGCTGGACCTGGTGGAACGCCGCTACAACGCGGGCGACATCAGCGAACTGGACGTGGCGCGCGCCCGTTCGGAACTGGCATCCGCCCAATCCGAAGCGCTGGGCATCGATCGCCGCCGCGCGCAGTCCGAACATGCGCTCGCCGTGCTGCTGGGCAAGGCGCCGGCGGAATTCGCGCTGCCGGCCAACCCGCTGACGCGCATCGCCATCGACGTGCCGCCGGGCCTGCCGTCGTCGCTGCTGGAGCGCCGCCCCGACATCACCGCCGCAGAACGCGCCATGGCCGCGGCCAACGACCGCATCGGTGCGGCCCGCGCGGCGTTCTTCCCGCAGTTGAACATCACCGGCTACGCGGGCTACGAGTCGTCGGAACTGGGCAACCTGTTCGAATGGTCGAGCCGCACATTCCTGCTGGGGCCGCTGACGGGCGCGATGCTGAGCCTGCCCATCTTCGACGCCGGGCGCCGGCAGGCCGGCCTGGACCGCGCCCGCGCGGTCTACGAGGAAGACGTCGCCAACTACCGGCAGACGGTGCTGGGCGCCTTCCGCGAAGTCGAGGACAACCTGGCGAACCTGCGCATCCTGGGCGAGCAGACCCAGGCGCAGGATCGCGCGGTGCAGTCGTCGGCACGTGCCGCGCAGCTGTCGCACACGCAATACAAGGAAGGGTCGATCAGCTATCTGGACGTGATCGATTCCGACCGTACGGTGCTGACGCAGCAGCGCGTGTCGGTGCAGCTGGACGGCGAACGCGCGCGCTCCACGGTCAACCTGATCCGCGCGCTGGGCGGCGGCTGGGGATCGGATAGCGTGCAGGCGCAACAGGCGGCCGCATCACCGGCGAATTCGCCTACCAAGGCGCCTACCAATGCGCCGGCCAACGCGGCGGCGGATGCGGCGCCTTCCGGCACGCCGGCGGGCCAGCCCGTGGCGCAGCGTTGA